A single Kryptolebias marmoratus isolate JLee-2015 linkage group LG7, ASM164957v2, whole genome shotgun sequence DNA region contains:
- the cskmt gene encoding citrate synthase-lysine N-methyltransferase CSKMT, mitochondrial: MRLKQAKMSPFTKLLTLTGRRLFVGSVRHHSSLTAELIENMDRKSTWDRFYTETCSGTPTFKNFEWFFGFSSVRDFIMPLLQAGSRPDSSLQVLDLGCGTSALGPSIYRESAVPIRVTCADLSPVAVRLMREHVRAEAVRPRNPSSHIEFVELDCTQLDKHRGADSLDLIVDKGTTDALLRSKEGQGKAALVLRQCLRVLRRSGSLLQFSDEDPDVRLVWLETAAQEQGGTAADVGVQEVGVLRGVCYYCYHVTPKHVVKS; this comes from the exons ATGAGGCTGAAACAAGCCAAGATGTCTCCGTTTACAAAGTTACTGACTCTGACAGGTAGACGGTTATTTGTCGGGAGTGTACGGCACCATTCATCTCTAACAG ctgaactgaTTGAAAACATGGACAGGAAATCCACCTGGGACCGCTTCTACACAGAGACCTGCAGCGGGACGCCCACCTTCAAAAACTTTGAGTGGTTCTTCGGCTTCAGTTCTGTGCGAGACTTCATTATGCCCCTCCTGCAGGCGGGGTCCCGTCCAGACTCTTCACTCCAGGTCTTGGATTTGGGCTGCGGAACGTCGGCCCTAGGTCCGTCCATCTACAGGGAGTCCGCTGTCCCGATCCGGGTCACGTGTGCTGACCTTTCCCCCGTAGCCGTGCGGCTCATGCGGGAACACGTTCGAGCCGAAGCCGTCAGGCCTCGCAATCCCTCCTCTCATATTGAGTTTGTGGAGCTGGACTGCACACAGCTGGACAAGCACCGTGGTGCGGACAGCCTGGACCTTATTGTCGACAAGGGCACCACAGACGCCTTGTTGAGGTCCAAGGAGGGGCAGGGCAAGGCTGCCCTGGTGCTGAGGCAGTGCTTGAGGGTGCTGCGGCGCTCAGGATCTCTGCTGCAGTTCTCAGACGAGGATCCCGATGTCAGACTTGTGTGGCTGGAAACAGCCGCGCAGGAGCAGGGGGGCACAGCAGCAGACGTCGGGGTGCAGGAGGTGGGGGTGCTAAGAGGGGTCTGCTACTACTGCTACCACGTGACTCCCAAACATGTTGTAAAGTCATAA